CGGCAGCAACCTGCCCGTGCACGACGCCGAGGACGAGACGTCCGTCTGAGCCGCGTCATCTGGTCATCCTGAGCGAGCGAAGCGAGTCGAAGGACCTCGTCTGAACGTCCGTGCGGAATCAGACGAGGTGCGTCGGCTGCGCTCGGGGTGACGGAGTTTTTGCACGTGATGCAGCCGTCCTTGTCCGCCAGAGCCTCCCGCTATGCTCGCCCGATGTCGATGTCGGAGACCACGCAGGGAGCCAGCGCGTTGCTCGAAGACCTCACGCCCGAGCAGCGGCGGGCCGTCACGACGACGGAAGGCCCGCTGCTGATCCTCGCCGCCGCCGGGTCGGGCAAGACCCGCGTCCTGACGCGACGCGTCGCCTGGCTCGTTCACCAGGGGATCGAGCCGTCGAGCATCCTGGCGATCACGTTCACCAACAAGGCCGCGGGCGAGATGCGGGAGCGTGTCCGGCCGCTGATCGAGGATCGCGTCCGCATGGGCCGCGACATCGGGCGGCTCGACACGCGCGGGCCACTGCTGTGCACGTTCCACTCGCTGTGCCTGCGGATCCTCCGGCACTACGGCGACATCTTGGGCGTGCCGCGGAACTTCAACATCCTCGACTCGGCCGACCAGTCGAAGATGATGAAGCAAGCGCTCAAAGAACTGGACGTCAGCAGCACCAACTTCCCGCCGGCCAAGGTGCTGGCAATGATCTCCAACGCCAAGAACGCGCTCGCCAGTGCCGAGGAGTTTGCCCGCGAGGCCAGCGACTTCTACCAGCGGACCGTCGCCCGGGCGTACCTGAAGTACGACGAGATGATGCGGAAGAACGAGTCGCTCGATTTCGACGACCTGCTCCTCCGAGTCGTCCAGGGTTTGCGCGATCGGCCCGACGTGCTGAAGGAGCTTCAGGACCGCTTCGCCTACCTGCACATCGACGAGTACCAGGACACCAACCGCGTGCAGTACGTCCTGGCCCACGTGCTGGCGGAGCGGCACAAGAACCTGTGCGTCGTCGGCGATCCGGACCAATCGATCTACGCCTGGCGCGGGGCGGACCTGCGGAACATCCTCGACTTCGAGCAGGACTACCCGCAGGCCACCGTCGTCAAGCTCGAGACCAACTACCGCTCCACCGCCACGATCCTCAAGGCGGCGGACGTGCTCATCAAGAACAACGTCGAGCGCAAGGACAAGGGCCTCGTCGCCCACGCGGGCGAGGGCGAGAAGATCGACGTCCTCGCCTGTCAGGACGAGCAGGACGAAGCCCGCGAGGTGGCCGAGCGGCTGATCGCCTTCAACAAGGAAGGCCGCCCGTGGAGCGACATGGCCGTCTTCTACCGGATGAACGCCCTGTCGCGTGTCATCGAGACGGCTCTGCGTCGCGAGAACGTGCCGTACCAGATCGCGCGTGGCACCGAGTTCTACAACCGCAAAGAGGTCAAGGACACGCTGGCCTACCTGAGGGCAATCCACAATCCCAGCGACGAGGTGAGCCTGCTCCGCATCGTCAACACGCCGACCCGCGGCATCGGCGACGCGAGCGTCAAGGCCATGCAGGCGTTCGCCATCGCGGAAGGCGTCGGCGTGTTCGACGCGATGAAGCGCGTCGACGAAATCACGGGCGTCAGCAGTCGCGGCAAGGGCTCGGTCGCGCTGTTCGTCGAGAAGATCGAGGCCTGGCAACGCCACGCCGCCCAGGCCGCGACGGGCAAGCTGCCGGACGACGCGCCGGCCGCGGACGACCTGTTCGTTGCAAGCGAGGACGGCGCGGACGTCACGCTCGCCGGCTTGGTCGCGAAGGTGATTCGCCAGAGCGGACTCGAGAAGCAATACACACAGCCCGGCGACGACGAACAGCCGCAGGTCGAGAACATGAACGAACTCGTCAACGCCGCCGCCGAGTACGAGGAGGGCCGGCGTGAGGAGAACGAACCCGCAAACCTGGGCGACTTCCTCCAGCAGATCGCCCTCGTCAGCGACACCGATCGCTTCGAAGGCAACGGCGGCGCGGTGACGCTCATGACGCTCCACGCGGCCAAGGGCCTGGAGTTTCCCGTCGTCGCCATGCTCGGCCTGGAGGAAGGGTGCCTGCCGCACAGCCGGGCACGCGACAGCCAGCAGGAGCTCGAGGAAGAACGCCGCCTCGCCTTCGTCGGCATCACGCGGGCACAGGAGCGGCTGATGCTCAGTCGAGCGCAGTACCGCACGATGCGCGGCGTCCGCGAACGGACCGTGCCGAGCCCGTTCCTGAAGGAGCTGCCGGACGACACGCTCATCCACACGGATCGCACGGGCCTCGCCGGCCTGCCAAGCGCGTCAATGATCGACCAGCCGGCGGACGACCTGTCGAGTCGATTCCGCGTCGGCATGAAGATTCGCCACACGAAGCTCGGCGTGGGCAAGGTGCTCGACCTCTCGGCCGGGCGCAACGCGCGAATTGTCATCGACTTTGCCCGCGGCGGCCGGAAGACGCTCGTCCTCGACATCGCCGCCTCCAAACTGGCCCCGGCGGGATGACGAGCGACGCTCGCCCAACCGGCTTCACCCCCGGCCGGGTCGCCCTGGCGTCGGTTGGGGCGTGGCTCGTCGTCTTGATCGTCGGCGGTGCGTGGCTGGCGATCGATGCGTCGCAGCCCGGAAACCCGCTGTCGGCCAGCCGGGCGACGTTTCACGCGACGAGCATTGCGACGCTGACGGGCTTTCGCGTCTCGTGGGCCCCGACGTCGCTGGCGGCCGGGCTGATGACGCTGGCGGCGACGTCGGCGACGTGGTGCTTCCTCGCGGCGACGCTGTGCCAGTTGGTCAACGCTCGCGTGTCGTCGCTGCTCGTCGCGCTCAACGTCGGCGTGCCGTGGGCTGCGGCGGCACTTCTGCTGTTCGCCGTCGAGGACCCGTCCGTTGCCGTTGCGGTTGTCGGCAGCTCGGGGTTTGTTACCGAAACAGCGCAGTTGTCGACCATTCTGGTGTGGTTTCTGGTGCTTCCGGCGGGACTTGTCGGCCCGCTCGTTCCACTGCTGCTGACGACGCTTCTGACGCGTCGTTCCGACCGACAGACCGTAGACCAGAGCCCACCGGCTCAGCCCGTGGGCTTGAACCGACAGCTCTCGTGGACGCTCTTCGCGACCGCCCTTCTCCTGTTGGTGACGCTTCCGACGTCGGTTCTCTTTGACCGATCCGTGCTGACGCTCGACCTGCTCGGAGCCGGTTTGCTGGACAGTGCCGACGGCCTAGGTACGACGCGTCGCTGGGTGATCGTTCCGCTGCTGCTCGTGAGCGCGGTCGGACCGACGATGCTGTTGCTCGTCATCGTCGGCATCATCTCGATGCTGCGGAGCCGGACGTCGACCGTTGCAGGAATCGCGATGATCGGAGTCGTGTCGATGGTCGCCCTGTTCGCGGCGACATTCATCGCGCTGACGGCGACGAATCCACAGGTGAGCGACGCGACCAACGCCCACCTCGCCGCCGCGGCGGTGGCGACGAACGCGGGCAGCTTCACGCTGCCGACGATCGCGGGGACGGAAGCGTGGGTGCTTTCCGGTGCGATGCTGGCGGGGCACGCCCTGCCGCTCGCGATCCTCTGGTGGGCAGCAACGCGACGTGGAGCGACG
The window above is part of the Planctomycetota bacterium genome. Proteins encoded here:
- a CDS encoding UvrD-helicase domain-containing protein — protein: MSMSETTQGASALLEDLTPEQRRAVTTTEGPLLILAAAGSGKTRVLTRRVAWLVHQGIEPSSILAITFTNKAAGEMRERVRPLIEDRVRMGRDIGRLDTRGPLLCTFHSLCLRILRHYGDILGVPRNFNILDSADQSKMMKQALKELDVSSTNFPPAKVLAMISNAKNALASAEEFAREASDFYQRTVARAYLKYDEMMRKNESLDFDDLLLRVVQGLRDRPDVLKELQDRFAYLHIDEYQDTNRVQYVLAHVLAERHKNLCVVGDPDQSIYAWRGADLRNILDFEQDYPQATVVKLETNYRSTATILKAADVLIKNNVERKDKGLVAHAGEGEKIDVLACQDEQDEAREVAERLIAFNKEGRPWSDMAVFYRMNALSRVIETALRRENVPYQIARGTEFYNRKEVKDTLAYLRAIHNPSDEVSLLRIVNTPTRGIGDASVKAMQAFAIAEGVGVFDAMKRVDEITGVSSRGKGSVALFVEKIEAWQRHAAQAATGKLPDDAPAADDLFVASEDGADVTLAGLVAKVIRQSGLEKQYTQPGDDEQPQVENMNELVNAAAEYEEGRREENEPANLGDFLQQIALVSDTDRFEGNGGAVTLMTLHAAKGLEFPVVAMLGLEEGCLPHSRARDSQQELEEERRLAFVGITRAQERLMLSRAQYRTMRGVRERTVPSPFLKELPDDTLIHTDRTGLAGLPSASMIDQPADDLSSRFRVGMKIRHTKLGVGKVLDLSAGRNARIVIDFARGGRKTLVLDIAASKLAPAG